In Pseudomonas sp. R76, one genomic interval encodes:
- the ccoN gene encoding cytochrome-c oxidase, cbb3-type subunit I: MSTAISPTAYNYKVVRQFAIMTVVWGILGMGLGVFIASQLVWPELNFGLPWTTFGRLRPLHTNLVIFAFGGCALFATSYYVVQRTCQTRLISDGLAAFTFWGWQAVILGAIITLPLGYTTTKEYAELEWPIAILLAIVWVTYAVVFFGTIVKRKTKHIYVGNWFYGAFILVTAMLHIVNHASLPVSLFKSYSAYAGATDAMIQWWYGHNAVGFFLTTGFLGMMYYFVPKQAERPIYSYRLSIVHFWALITLYIWAGPHHLHYTALPDWAQSLGMAMSIILLAPSWGGMINGMMTLSGAWHKLRTDPILRFLVVSLAFYGMSTFEGPMMAIKTVNSLSHYTDWTIGHVHAGALGWVAMISIGALYHMIPKLFGRAQMHSVGLINAHFWLATIGTVLYIASMWVNGITQGLMWRAINDDGTLTYSFVEALQASHPGYIVRALGGAFFASGMLLMAYNVWRTVSASDPVEAEAAAKIAVVGAH, encoded by the coding sequence ATGAGCACAGCAATCAGTCCGACTGCTTATAACTATAAGGTAGTCCGCCAGTTCGCCATCATGACGGTGGTCTGGGGGATCCTTGGCATGGGGCTCGGGGTGTTCATCGCCTCGCAATTGGTTTGGCCGGAATTGAATTTCGGTTTGCCATGGACGACCTTCGGCCGCCTGCGCCCGCTGCACACCAACCTGGTGATTTTCGCCTTCGGTGGCTGTGCGTTATTTGCCACTTCCTACTATGTCGTGCAGCGAACCTGCCAGACGCGACTGATCTCCGACGGCCTCGCGGCCTTCACCTTCTGGGGCTGGCAAGCCGTGATCCTCGGCGCCATCATCACCCTGCCGCTGGGCTACACCACCACCAAGGAATACGCCGAGCTGGAATGGCCGATCGCCATTTTGCTGGCCATCGTCTGGGTGACCTACGCCGTGGTGTTCTTCGGCACCATCGTCAAGCGCAAGACCAAGCACATCTATGTCGGTAACTGGTTCTACGGTGCGTTCATCCTCGTGACGGCGATGCTGCACATCGTCAACCACGCGTCCCTGCCGGTCAGCCTGTTCAAGTCCTACTCGGCCTACGCCGGGGCGACGGATGCGATGATCCAGTGGTGGTACGGCCACAACGCCGTGGGCTTCTTTCTCACCACGGGCTTCCTGGGGATGATGTATTACTTCGTGCCCAAACAGGCCGAACGTCCCATCTACTCCTATCGCCTGTCCATCGTGCACTTCTGGGCGCTGATCACCCTGTACATCTGGGCCGGCCCACACCACTTGCACTACACCGCACTGCCCGATTGGGCGCAGTCTTTGGGCATGGCGATGTCGATCATCCTGCTGGCCCCGAGCTGGGGCGGCATGATCAACGGCATGATGACCCTGTCGGGCGCCTGGCATAAGCTGCGCACCGACCCGATCCTGCGCTTCCTCGTGGTATCGCTGGCGTTCTACGGCATGTCGACCTTCGAAGGGCCGATGATGGCGATCAAGACGGTCAACTCGCTGTCCCACTACACCGACTGGACCATCGGCCACGTGCACGCCGGGGCGCTGGGTTGGGTAGCGATGATCTCCATCGGCGCGCTGTACCACATGATCCCCAAACTGTTCGGCCGTGCGCAGATGCACAGCGTCGGGCTGATCAATGCGCACTTCTGGCTGGCCACCATCGGCACCGTGCTCTACATCGCCTCGATGTGGGTCAACGGCATCACCCAAGGCCTGATGTGGCGTGCGATCAACGATGACGGCACCCTCACCTACTCCTTCGTCGAAGCGCTGCAAGCCAGCCATCCGGGCTACATCGTCCGCGCCCTGGGCGGTGCGTTCTTTGCCAGCGGCATGCTGTTGATGGCCTACAACGTCTGGCGCACCGTGAGTGCCTCCGACCCGGTAGAAGCCGAAGCCGCCGCCAAGATCGCCGTTGTGGGAGCTCACTGA
- a CDS encoding type II toxin-antitoxin system Phd/YefM family antitoxin has product MTITTISSREFNQDTSGAKKAARQGPVFITDRGKPAHVLLSIEDYQKLTGLNVDIVDLLVMPEAAEIDFETERAVITHRPVDLS; this is encoded by the coding sequence ATGACCATCACCACCATTTCCAGCCGTGAATTCAATCAAGACACAAGTGGTGCCAAAAAAGCCGCCCGTCAGGGGCCGGTTTTTATCACTGATCGCGGCAAGCCCGCCCATGTACTGCTAAGCATTGAGGACTACCAGAAACTGACAGGTCTGAATGTCGACATCGTCGACCTGTTGGTGATGCCGGAAGCGGCCGAAATCGACTTTGAAACCGAACGTGCCGTGATCACTCACCGCCCCGTGGACCTCTCTTGA
- the ccoG gene encoding cytochrome c oxidase accessory protein CcoG, giving the protein MSNQIPVHDVTPPAQNASQSVDLYASREKIYTRAFTGLFRNLRMLGGAGLFLLYFGTVWLNWGGHQAVWWNLPERKFFIFGATFWPQDFILLSGILIVAAFGLFFITVYAGRVWCGYTCPQSVWTWIFMWCEKVTEGDRNQRIKLDKAPMGANKFLRKFSKHTLWLLIGFVTGMTFVGYFSPIRELVFDFFTGQADGWSYFWVGFFTLATYGNAGWLREQVCIYMCPYARFQSVMFDKDTLIVSYDPRRGEVRGPRKKGVDYKAQGLGDCIDCTMCVQVCPTGIDIRDGLQIECIGCAACIDACDNIMDKMEYPRGLISYTTEHNLSGQKTHKLRPRLIGYALVLLAMISLLVGAFFMRSLVGFDVSKDRVLFRENAEGRIENVYSLKIMNKDQRDHTYVLDASGLPDLKLQGRREIKVAAGDIVSMPVELSSAPEQLPSSTNEVKFILRDADDDSVNIEAKSRFIGPQVR; this is encoded by the coding sequence ATGAGCAACCAAATACCGGTACATGACGTTACCCCGCCTGCCCAAAACGCCAGTCAATCCGTCGACCTCTATGCGTCGCGCGAGAAAATCTACACCCGCGCCTTCACCGGCCTGTTCCGCAATTTGCGCATGCTCGGCGGCGCCGGTTTGTTCCTGCTCTACTTCGGTACGGTGTGGCTGAACTGGGGTGGTCACCAGGCGGTGTGGTGGAACTTGCCGGAGCGTAAATTTTTTATTTTTGGCGCGACCTTCTGGCCGCAGGATTTCATCCTGCTCTCGGGCATTCTCATTGTTGCCGCCTTTGGCCTGTTCTTTATCACCGTGTACGCCGGGCGCGTGTGGTGTGGCTATACCTGCCCGCAAAGCGTGTGGACGTGGATTTTCATGTGGTGTGAAAAGGTCACCGAAGGCGACCGCAACCAGCGCATCAAGCTCGACAAAGCGCCGATGGGCGCCAACAAATTCCTGCGCAAATTCAGCAAGCACACGCTGTGGCTGTTGATCGGGTTTGTCACCGGCATGACCTTCGTCGGCTACTTCTCGCCGATCCGCGAACTGGTGTTCGACTTCTTCACCGGCCAGGCCGATGGCTGGTCGTATTTCTGGGTCGGGTTCTTCACCCTCGCCACCTATGGCAATGCCGGCTGGCTGCGTGAACAGGTGTGCATCTACATGTGCCCGTATGCGCGCTTCCAAAGCGTGATGTTCGACAAGGACACCTTGATCGTCTCCTACGACCCACGCCGTGGCGAAGTGCGTGGCCCGCGCAAAAAAGGTGTCGACTACAAGGCCCAGGGCCTGGGCGATTGCATCGATTGCACGATGTGCGTGCAGGTGTGCCCCACCGGTATCGACATCCGCGATGGCCTACAAATCGAGTGCATCGGCTGCGCGGCGTGCATCGACGCCTGCGACAACATCATGGACAAAATGGAGTACCCACGCGGCCTGATCAGCTACACCACCGAACATAACCTGTCGGGGCAAAAGACCCACAAGCTGCGCCCGCGCCTGATAGGTTACGCGCTGGTGTTACTGGCGATGATCAGCCTGTTGGTCGGCGCATTTTTCATGCGTTCGCTGGTCGGTTTCGACGTCAGCAAAGACCGTGTGCTGTTCCGCGAAAACGCCGAAGGCCGCATCGAAAACGTCTACAGCCTGAAGATCATGAACAAGGACCAGCGCGACCACACCTACGTGCTCGACGCCTCGGGCCTGCCGGACCTCAAGCTGCAAGGCCGGCGCGAAATCAAAGTCGCTGCGGGGGATATCGTCAGCATGCCGGTGGAGCTGTCCAGCGCCCCTGAGCAACTGCCGTCGAGCACCAACGAAGTGAAATTCATCCTCCGGGATGCCGATGACGACAGTGTCAACATTGAAGCCAAGAGCCGATTCATCGGCCCACAAGTCCGTTAA
- a CDS encoding CcoQ/FixQ family Cbb3-type cytochrome c oxidase assembly chaperone — translation MDIGMIRGLGTVVVMVAFIGLALWVFSPKRKSEFDDATMLPFADDPEAIKHVEQASRSNKE, via the coding sequence ATGGATATCGGGATGATTCGTGGCCTGGGCACCGTTGTGGTGATGGTGGCCTTTATCGGCCTGGCACTGTGGGTGTTCAGCCCCAAACGCAAGTCGGAGTTTGACGACGCAACCATGTTGCCCTTCGCGGATGACCCCGAAGCCATCAAGCACGTCGAGCAAGCGTCTAGGAGTAACAAAGAATGA
- the ccoO gene encoding cytochrome-c oxidase, cbb3-type subunit II, translating into MKHEVVEKNIGLLAFFMVIAVSIGGLTQIVPLFFQDVTNKPVEGMKPRTALELEGRDVYIANGCVGCHSQMIRPFRAETERYGHYSVAGESVWDHPFLWGSKRTGPDLARVGARYSDDWHRAHLYNPRNVVPESKMPAYPFLVENKLDGKDTAKKMEVLRTLGVPYTDEDIAGAAAAVKGKTEMDALVAYLQGLGTLIKSKR; encoded by the coding sequence ATGAAGCATGAAGTAGTCGAGAAGAATATCGGCCTGCTGGCCTTCTTCATGGTCATCGCCGTGAGTATCGGCGGCCTGACCCAAATCGTTCCGCTGTTTTTCCAGGACGTGACCAACAAGCCGGTGGAAGGCATGAAGCCGCGCACCGCGCTTGAGCTGGAAGGCCGCGACGTCTACATCGCCAACGGTTGCGTGGGCTGCCACTCGCAGATGATCCGCCCGTTCCGCGCCGAAACCGAACGCTACGGCCACTACTCGGTGGCCGGCGAAAGCGTGTGGGACCACCCGTTCCTGTGGGGTTCCAAGCGTACCGGCCCGGACCTGGCCCGCGTCGGCGCACGTTACTCCGACGACTGGCACCGCGCGCACTTGTACAACCCGCGCAACGTAGTGCCTGAGTCGAAAATGCCGGCGTACCCGTTCCTCGTGGAAAACAAGCTCGACGGCAAGGACACCGCGAAGAAGATGGAAGTCTTGCGCACCCTGGGCGTGCCCTACACCGATGAAGACATCGCCGGTGCCGCCGCCGCCGTTAAGGGCAAGACCGAAATGGACGCATTGGTGGCCTACCTGCAGGGCCTTGGCACCCTCATCAAAAGCAAACGGTGA
- the ccoP gene encoding cytochrome-c oxidase, cbb3-type subunit III encodes MTTFWSLYVTVLSLGTIFALTWLLLSTRKGQRTEQTDETVGHSFDGIEEYDNPLPKWWFMLFVGTIIFALGYLALYPGLGNWKGLLPGYNYLDNDKQTPFANGQTGWTGVHEWEKEMAKSEAKFGPIFAKFAAMPIEEVAKDPQALKMGGRLFASNCSVCHGSDAKGAYGFPNLTDADWRWGGEPATIKETIMKGRHAVMPAWAEVIGEQGVADVAGFVVTNLDGRKLPEGAKADVANGAKLFAANCVACHGPAGKGTPAMGAPDLTHPGAFIYGSSFAQLQQTIRYGRQGQMPAQELLQGNDKVHLLAAYVYSLSHGDKPAEEQ; translated from the coding sequence ATGACTACGTTCTGGAGTCTGTACGTCACAGTCCTCAGTCTGGGTACCATCTTCGCCCTGACCTGGCTGCTGCTGTCGACCCGCAAGGGCCAGCGCACCGAACAGACGGACGAGACCGTCGGCCACTCGTTCGACGGCATCGAGGAATACGACAACCCGCTGCCGAAGTGGTGGTTCATGCTGTTTGTCGGCACCATCATTTTCGCCCTCGGTTACCTGGCGCTGTACCCAGGCCTGGGCAACTGGAAAGGCCTGTTGCCGGGCTACAACTACCTCGACAACGACAAGCAAACCCCCTTCGCCAACGGCCAGACCGGCTGGACCGGCGTGCACGAATGGGAAAAGGAAATGGCCAAGTCGGAGGCCAAGTTCGGGCCGATCTTCGCCAAATTCGCCGCCATGCCGATTGAAGAAGTCGCCAAGGACCCGCAAGCCTTGAAGATGGGTGGCCGTTTGTTCGCGTCCAACTGCTCGGTGTGCCACGGCTCCGATGCCAAGGGCGCCTACGGTTTCCCCAACCTGACCGACGCCGACTGGCGCTGGGGCGGCGAGCCGGCAACCATCAAGGAAACCATCATGAAAGGCCGCCACGCGGTGATGCCGGCCTGGGCTGAAGTGATCGGCGAACAAGGTGTGGCCGACGTCGCGGGTTTCGTGGTGACCAACCTCGACGGCCGCAAACTGCCCGAAGGCGCCAAGGCCGACGTGGCCAATGGCGCAAAACTCTTCGCCGCCAACTGCGTGGCCTGCCACGGCCCGGCCGGTAAAGGCACCCCAGCAATGGGCGCGCCCGACCTGACACATCCGGGTGCATTCATCTACGGTTCGAGCTTCGCGCAACTGCAACAGACCATCCGTTATGGCCGTCAGGGCCAGATGCCGGCGCAGGAGTTGCTGCAAGGCAACGACAAAGTGCACTTGCTGGCAGCCTATGTGTACAGCTTGTCCCATGGGGATAAACCGGCTGAGGAGCAGTAA
- a CDS encoding FixH family protein, whose translation MPVATAASPWYKHLWPWIIIGILTCSVTLTLSMVTIAVKNPDNLVNDNYYEAGKGINRSLDRELLAQTLQLRATVHLDELTGEVDVHLTGNSNPTTLELNLISPTQPEKDRKINLARSDSEPGRYLGQVTDKVEGRRFVELLGVEGDRTWRLFEEEQVSHDKDLLLGDEPLQGAEDLKK comes from the coding sequence ATGCCCGTAGCCACTGCCGCAAGCCCTTGGTACAAGCACCTCTGGCCCTGGATCATCATCGGGATCCTGACCTGCTCGGTGACCTTGACCTTGTCCATGGTGACCATTGCGGTGAAGAACCCGGACAATTTGGTCAACGACAACTACTACGAAGCCGGCAAAGGTATCAACCGCTCCCTCGACCGCGAACTGCTGGCCCAGACCCTGCAACTGCGCGCCACCGTGCACCTGGACGAACTGACCGGTGAAGTCGACGTGCACCTGACCGGCAACAGCAACCCGACCACCCTGGAACTGAACCTGATTTCGCCGACCCAGCCGGAGAAGGATCGCAAGATCAACCTGGCGCGCAGCGACAGTGAACCGGGCCGCTACCTCGGCCAGGTCACCGACAAGGTCGAAGGCCGGCGCTTCGTGGAATTGCTCGGCGTGGAGGGCGACAGGACCTGGCGCCTGTTCGAAGAAGAACAGGTCAGCCACGACAAAGACTTGCTGCTGGGCGATGAGCCGTTGCAGGGTGCTGAAGACCTGAAGAAGTAA
- a CDS encoding type II toxin-antitoxin system VapC family toxin produces MYLLDTNVISELRKPQADARVVAWAKSVIAPRMFISAITLKELETGVLRMERRDPAQGKVLRTWLKRHVMPAFDARILPIDAAVALRCAHLHVPGLANESDALIAATALVHGLTVVTRNVSDFQSSGVPLINPWCE; encoded by the coding sequence ATGTACCTGCTCGATACCAACGTAATCTCTGAACTTCGTAAACCTCAGGCCGACGCCCGCGTGGTGGCCTGGGCGAAAAGCGTTATCGCCCCACGCATGTTCATCTCAGCCATTACGCTGAAAGAATTGGAAACCGGCGTACTGCGGATGGAGCGCCGAGACCCGGCTCAGGGGAAAGTGCTCCGTACGTGGCTCAAACGTCACGTAATGCCAGCGTTCGATGCCAGGATATTGCCGATTGATGCCGCCGTTGCGCTGCGTTGTGCCCATTTGCATGTGCCGGGCCTGGCGAACGAAAGTGACGCACTGATCGCCGCGACCGCTCTGGTTCACGGGCTTACCGTGGTGACTCGCAACGTCAGCGACTTTCAATCGAGCGGTGTCCCACTGATAAACCCCTGGTGTGAATGA